One region of Thiorhodovibrio frisius genomic DNA includes:
- a CDS encoding helix-turn-helix domain-containing protein gives MRRVTPTPFPDGPLVDAEDLGALVRAARTASGLTLEEAALSAYVAKQTLQNLEKGTGTVSLALAFKVMNGLGIRLSWQVPSDDSGSGGTDAT, from the coding sequence ATGCGCAGAGTCACCCCTACGCCCTTCCCTGACGGGCCACTCGTCGATGCCGAGGACCTCGGTGCGCTGGTGCGTGCGGCGCGGACAGCATCGGGACTCACGCTCGAGGAAGCGGCTCTGAGCGCTTACGTTGCCAAGCAAACGCTGCAAAATCTTGAGAAGGGTACGGGCACAGTCTCACTTGCGTTAGCATTCAAGGTGATGAACGGGTTGGGCATCCGGTTGTCCTGGCAGGTGCCATCAGACGACAGCGGCTCTGGGGGCACGGATGCAACTTGA
- a CDS encoding HipA N-terminal domain-containing protein yields the protein MQLEVWLDQNRVGILRFDATHNRFAFSYVTEWSARRDAYPLSPALPLRTVEHSLDEHSARVRRFFENLLPEGQALDDAARVNHVSKGNLVGLLIALGRETAGALRLVLPEKTSHDQTQKRLLTRQELSERIRQRPRQPFSVWDGKVRLSIAGFQDKVAVYAAGGDWYLVEGPDLASTHILKPDPVSPQLAGLTSNEFGCGSFGTTPSAAESSGCGRRFRSMVMAQVRHHAATGKSSGIGGPG from the coding sequence ATGCAACTTGAGGTCTGGCTGGATCAGAATCGAGTCGGCATCCTTCGATTCGATGCCACGCACAACCGGTTCGCCTTCAGTTATGTGACTGAGTGGTCTGCGCGACGCGATGCCTACCCGCTCAGTCCAGCGCTACCGTTGCGCACTGTCGAACACAGTCTCGATGAGCATAGTGCGAGGGTACGGCGGTTCTTCGAGAACCTGCTACCGGAAGGCCAAGCGCTTGATGATGCAGCCCGCGTCAATCATGTCTCGAAGGGGAATCTGGTTGGCCTGCTGATCGCGCTGGGACGCGAAACTGCGGGTGCGCTCCGCTTGGTGTTACCGGAAAAAACAAGCCATGATCAGACGCAGAAACGCCTTTTGACGCGACAAGAGTTATCAGAGCGGATTCGGCAACGGCCACGACAGCCTTTCAGTGTCTGGGATGGCAAGGTGCGTCTTTCCATCGCCGGCTTTCAGGATAAGGTTGCGGTCTATGCAGCAGGGGGCGACTGGTATCTGGTGGAGGGGCCTGATTTAGCGTCAACACACATTCTGAAGCCAGATCCTGTCAGCCCGCAACTGGCGGGCTTGACCTCCAATGAATTTGGGTGCGGCTCTTTTGGAACGACGCCAAGCGCCGCAGAATCCAGCGGTTGCGGGCGACGTTTCCGGTCGATGGTGATGGCGCAAGTGAGACATCATGCCGCCACGGGCAAGTCCAGCGGGATCGGTGGTCCTGGATAG